The following coding sequences lie in one Rissa tridactyla isolate bRisTri1 chromosome Z, bRisTri1.patW.cur.20221130, whole genome shotgun sequence genomic window:
- the LOC128902512 gene encoding maternal embryonic leucine zipper kinase-like encodes MALGDYEEILKCYELRETIGTGGFAKVKLARHLLTGEKVAIKIMDKLALGDDLPRVKIEIDAMKNLRHQHICQLYHVIETSEKMFMVLEYCPGGELFDYIISKDRLSEEEARVFFRQIVSAIAYVHSQGYAHRDLKPENLLIDKEHNLKLIDFGLCAKPKADIWSMGVLLYALLCGFLPFDDNSLMAVYRKITYSSWVL; translated from the exons ATGGCTTTAGGTGATTATGAGGAAATTCTCAAGTGCTACGAATTACGTGAAACGATTGGAACAG GTGGGTTTGCAAAGGTGAAACTCGCACGCCATCTCCTCACTGGTGAGAAGGTTGCCATAAAAATCATGGACAAACTTGCTCTGGGG GATGACTTGCCTCGTGTTAAAATAGAAATTGATGCCATGAAGAATTTAAGGCACCAGCATATTTGCCAGTTGTATCACGTGATAGAGACATCTGAGAAAATGTTCATGGTCCTAGAG TACTGTCCTGGAGGAGAGCTCTTTGATTACATCATTTCTAAGGATCGCCTTTCAGAAGAGGAAGCTCGTGTGTTTTTTCGGCAGATTGTTTCGGCGATTGCTTATGTTCACAGCCAGGGATATGCCCACAGGGACCTCAAACCA GAAAATCTGCTGATTGACAAGGAGCATAATTTGAAGCTGATAGACTTCGGACTTTGTGCCAAGCCAAAG GCGGATATTTGGAGCATGGGAGTCCTGCTGTATGCTCTGCTGTGTGGCTTTCTCCCCTTTGATGATAACAGCCTCATGGCAGTCTACAGGAAGATCACG TACTCTAGCTGGGTCCTGTAA